The Scytonema hofmannii PCC 7110 genome has a segment encoding these proteins:
- a CDS encoding siphovirus Gp157 family protein — MTQALHSQINELTLRELSLDAAKLWSQIEEATESGEEGKVEELLQQLVSIQDGIEAKIDAIAWVFDQLNLDLENWEDRKARTVELYDKIISRRKTQLEQIKRSLIHQYEVGLIPERNVGKEREIEIRDNPPKVAGLLVEVNDEDFPSEFRSIQYKADNKAILEAYKAGKDVSNIAEITVGKQVRFKVKSTKRSKK; from the coding sequence ATGACTCAAGCACTTCACAGCCAAATAAACGAACTCACTCTCAGGGAACTATCCCTCGATGCTGCTAAACTCTGGTCTCAAATTGAGGAAGCAACAGAGTCAGGGGAAGAGGGTAAGGTAGAAGAACTTCTACAGCAGCTAGTCTCCATCCAAGATGGAATTGAAGCTAAAATTGATGCGATCGCATGGGTGTTTGACCAATTAAACCTCGATTTGGAAAATTGGGAGGACAGAAAGGCACGGACAGTTGAACTTTACGATAAGATAATCTCTCGACGCAAAACTCAACTCGAACAAATTAAGCGCAGTCTTATTCATCAGTATGAAGTTGGGTTAATCCCAGAAAGAAATGTTGGGAAAGAGAGAGAAATCGAAATTAGGGATAATCCACCCAAGGTAGCTGGATTGCTGGTTGAGGTAAATGATGAAGATTTTCCTTCAGAGTTTAGAAGTATCCAGTACAAAGCCGATAATAAAGCGATTTTGGAGGCTTATAAGGCGGGAAAGGATGTTAGCAATATTGCTGAAATCACAGTTGGGAAGCAGGTTAGATTCAAGGTAAAATCCACCAAGAGGAGTAAAAAGTAA
- a CDS encoding amidase: MSDLVFTPAYQLARMIRDRQVSAVEVLDAHLTQIAKHNSKLNAICTLDEDNARARAKLADEALAKGENWGALHGVPITIKDIFETAGLRTTAGYIPLKDYIPQQDATVVARLKAAGAVILGKTNMAELAGDYQSTNSLFPRVNNPWNIDYTAGGSSGGSAAAVAAGLSPLDLGNDFGGSVRQPAHFCGVYGLKPTDRRISTAGQIPEVPGMPLCIRQMMTVGCFARSLEDIRLCFSLIAGTDPRRPDVPPIELDTPSGKFLQNLKIAMLDEWAEVPVASSIRDAMVAIAQTLSQAGAQIERWLPKNFDLSKTLNLYGRMAAYLNIYAQPIDRYNVRRSLELIFRTATQGDKKLRRLGNFSRLLPELLNPSLKGYFEALTLRDRFTTQMDEALEPWDVWLCPVAATPAFTHRPPWSTVDIDGRLYPYGVANGAYTMPFNLSGHPAVVIPIGQTQNGLPIGMQIVGKRWREMELLAIATELDRVIGAFSYPSGY, encoded by the coding sequence ATGAGCGATCTGGTCTTTACTCCCGCCTATCAGCTTGCACGAATGATTCGCGATCGCCAAGTCTCTGCTGTCGAGGTTCTCGATGCTCACCTAACTCAGATCGCCAAACACAACTCGAAGCTGAATGCCATTTGCACGTTGGATGAAGACAATGCCCGTGCTAGAGCCAAGCTTGCTGATGAAGCTTTAGCCAAGGGAGAAAACTGGGGTGCTTTACATGGTGTCCCCATCACGATTAAAGACATTTTTGAAACAGCAGGGCTACGTACCACGGCAGGCTACATCCCCCTGAAAGACTACATTCCTCAACAAGATGCAACCGTCGTTGCCAGACTCAAAGCAGCAGGAGCAGTCATTCTCGGAAAAACAAACATGGCGGAATTGGCTGGCGATTACCAGAGCACGAATTCCCTCTTCCCACGGGTGAATAATCCTTGGAATATTGACTACACTGCTGGTGGTAGTTCTGGGGGTAGTGCTGCTGCTGTCGCCGCAGGGCTATCGCCGCTGGATTTAGGCAACGATTTTGGGGGTTCAGTACGTCAGCCTGCTCACTTCTGCGGTGTATATGGTTTAAAGCCTACAGATCGCCGCATTTCTACAGCAGGGCAGATTCCTGAAGTGCCTGGAATGCCATTGTGTATTCGACAAATGATGACAGTGGGTTGTTTTGCACGCTCGCTCGAAGATATCCGGCTCTGCTTTTCGTTAATCGCAGGCACTGATCCTCGCCGCCCTGATGTTCCGCCTATTGAACTCGATACCCCCTCTGGTAAGTTTTTGCAGAATCTCAAAATTGCTATGCTCGATGAATGGGCGGAGGTTCCTGTTGCTTCCTCCATTCGAGATGCAATGGTTGCAATCGCACAAACCCTTTCTCAAGCCGGTGCTCAAATCGAACGTTGGCTTCCCAAAAATTTTGACTTATCAAAAACACTGAACCTCTACGGGCGGATGGCAGCATACCTCAACATCTACGCTCAACCCATAGATCGCTATAACGTGCGTCGCAGTTTGGAGCTAATTTTCCGCACCGCCACCCAAGGCGACAAGAAACTCCGACGATTGGGGAATTTCAGCCGCTTACTACCTGAGTTGTTAAATCCCAGCCTGAAAGGATATTTTGAGGCACTCACCCTTCGAGATCGCTTCACTACCCAAATGGATGAGGCATTAGAACCGTGGGATGTTTGGCTTTGCCCAGTTGCTGCAACTCCTGCCTTTACCCATCGTCCGCCGTGGAGTACTGTTGACATTGATGGCAGACTCTATCCCTATGGAGTAGCAAATGGGGCTTACACCATGCCATTTAATCTTAGCGGACATCCTGCTGTGGTGATTCCTATTGGGCAAACTCAGAATGGTTTACCGATTGGAATGCAAATCGTTGGCAAGCGGTGGCGTGAGATGGAGTTGTTAGCGATCGCGACTGAGTTAGATCGAGTCATTGGTGCTTTCTCTTACCCATCTGGTTACTAA
- a CDS encoding DUF3303 domain-containing protein, with amino-acid sequence MLFMVIERFKDGKAKEIYRRYQQKGRMMPEGLKYVDSWVEANFNRCFQLMECDDLRLLQQWVLQWQDLGEFEIIPVVGSKETLETIKPML; translated from the coding sequence ATGCTGTTTATGGTGATTGAGCGCTTCAAAGACGGTAAGGCGAAAGAAATTTATCGCCGATACCAACAGAAGGGGCGAATGATGCCCGAAGGGTTGAAGTATGTAGACAGTTGGGTTGAAGCAAACTTCAATCGCTGCTTTCAACTCATGGAGTGTGACGATTTGCGGCTGTTGCAGCAATGGGTTTTGCAGTGGCAGGATCTGGGTGAATTCGAGATTATTCCTGTCGTGGGGTCAAAGGAGACTTTGGAAACGATTAAGCCAATGCTTTGA
- a CDS encoding DUF6262 family protein, whose protein sequence is MKNLIRNVSGLTDTAKLKHLNAFAKVENGIKKLLRQKTPITFEAVAKASGVSRAFLYKYPQLRERINSLKTRNQPKNSPPINQKASEASRIAIIDALRYQIQQQQKEINILANLVGGSSLTPQQIEKYDFIAENKRLNEALEMSQNQLNESIMINQNLTESLKNLKYQNQELKKKSANYQDLQSEQSEFHQQNSNIHVLLQQTISESRQSNIKRFAQAFKQEDKSTDFLETDTNC, encoded by the coding sequence ATGAAAAATTTGATTCGGAATGTTTCAGGATTAACAGATACTGCTAAGTTAAAGCACTTAAATGCTTTCGCCAAAGTGGAGAATGGCATCAAAAAATTACTACGTCAAAAGACTCCTATTACTTTTGAAGCTGTTGCCAAAGCATCAGGAGTATCAAGAGCATTTTTGTACAAATACCCTCAGTTAAGAGAGCGAATTAATAGCTTAAAAACTCGCAATCAACCGAAAAATTCTCCACCAATTAACCAAAAAGCTTCTGAGGCTTCACGAATAGCAATTATTGATGCACTCCGCTATCAAATCCAGCAACAACAAAAAGAAATTAATATTCTTGCCAATTTAGTAGGAGGTAGTAGTTTGACACCTCAGCAGATAGAAAAGTATGACTTTATAGCAGAGAATAAACGGCTAAATGAGGCATTAGAGATGAGTCAAAATCAACTGAATGAATCGATTATGATTAATCAAAATCTGACTGAATCACTTAAAAACTTAAAATATCAAAATCAGGAATTAAAGAAAAAATCTGCTAATTACCAAGACTTGCAATCCGAACAATCAGAATTTCATCAACAGAATAGTAATATTCACGTTTTATTACAACAAACCATATCTGAATCACGTCAATCAAATATAAAAAGGTTTGCTCAAGCTTTCAAACAAGAGGATAAATCTACAGATTTCTTAGAGACAGATACTAACTGTTGA
- a CDS encoding DUF6262 family protein, whose translation MPPKWKRNINGLVKSAKRKREDCFQRTEQAIKLLIKENKEINFNIVSQTAKVTLGWLYKQPELVERIRSLMKQQEKAVELPQLQRPSSASQSQLLDNLKQRIREQDSEIKQLKKQLAVWGGLIRQQAETIEQLNGRLGEKT comes from the coding sequence ATGCCGCCGAAGTGGAAACGTAATATAAATGGTTTAGTGAAGAGTGCCAAGCGCAAGCGTGAGGATTGTTTTCAACGTACTGAACAAGCCATTAAGCTGTTGATTAAAGAAAACAAGGAAATCAACTTTAATATAGTCTCTCAAACTGCCAAAGTAACTTTAGGATGGCTTTATAAACAACCGGAATTAGTAGAACGTATTCGGTCTTTGATGAAGCAACAAGAAAAGGCTGTAGAATTACCACAATTGCAACGCCCTAGTAGTGCCTCTCAGAGTCAGCTACTCGACAATTTAAAACAGCGAATTAGAGAGCAAGATTCAGAAATTAAACAACTAAAAAAACAACTAGCAGTTTGGGGTGGATTGATCCGCCAGCAAGCAGAAACGATTGAACAATTGAACGGTAGGCTAGGTGAGAAAACATGA
- a CDS encoding tyrosine-type recombinase/integrase — MNTEQIKPSTACNRVKAVKYFSEYLALNYPEIIEAQIDRSVIINYLQYLKQKIPNPATRNNFISQLEQFFLANELSAEFNSSRWLDIPVRLIYPSDYPKYTRESPPDSVISDFVMQQLLEHINELPPYQRRMLIVLANRGLRAGELVELPFDCLIQNGSGGWLLRYRQEKVDEFIIKPFAAIFHKVEEVIEAIHSQQQWVREQWGEDCPYLFPSPRSRNGEFKPVVPHGIKQNLKKLVCRHNIRDEQGKIPNIHLHKYRHTVISKLANSDEVGLFGAQAFIGHKSIQMTLRYWKQDAFKLQKKIEEFNANNQVITSFGEVIDLIKDSRFQIYWQYIVEGNLLEAQLTDSGGICTLPRTLSPCVKNHMCLDCYHHILIPEFLPIHIDHYKTALIRRKFAEGKASSRVLEQYDYEVRKYETIITKLGGDIAKIQSEIDTSSQGVAFLLVQIKQLMLKIGIPTFDDFKKIINALQDVPDAAEVET, encoded by the coding sequence TTGAATACAGAACAAATTAAACCATCAACAGCTTGCAATCGCGTGAAAGCCGTCAAATATTTTTCGGAATATTTAGCATTAAACTATCCGGAAATCATTGAAGCTCAAATCGACCGCTCAGTTATCATCAACTACTTGCAATATCTGAAACAAAAAATTCCCAATCCAGCAACCAGAAATAATTTTATTTCTCAATTAGAACAATTTTTTTTAGCGAATGAGCTAAGTGCAGAATTTAATAGTTCAAGGTGGCTAGATATTCCCGTCAGACTCATTTATCCAAGTGATTATCCCAAATATACTAGAGAATCGCCTCCAGATTCAGTCATTTCAGATTTTGTTATGCAGCAATTATTAGAGCATATAAATGAATTGCCACCATATCAGAGACGGATGCTAATTGTATTAGCTAATCGAGGGCTACGAGCAGGTGAGCTAGTTGAACTTCCGTTTGATTGTTTAATCCAGAATGGCTCTGGAGGCTGGCTGTTAAGGTATCGTCAGGAAAAAGTAGATGAATTTATAATTAAACCCTTTGCTGCTATTTTCCATAAAGTTGAGGAGGTAATAGAAGCCATACATTCTCAACAGCAATGGGTCAGAGAACAGTGGGGAGAAGACTGTCCATATTTGTTTCCTTCTCCACGAAGTCGTAATGGAGAATTTAAGCCAGTAGTTCCTCATGGAATTAAGCAGAATCTTAAGAAGTTAGTTTGCCGCCATAATATTCGAGATGAACAAGGAAAGATTCCTAATATTCATCTTCATAAATACCGCCATACTGTCATCAGTAAATTAGCTAATTCAGATGAAGTTGGGTTATTTGGTGCCCAAGCTTTCATTGGCCATAAATCAATTCAAATGACACTTCGTTATTGGAAACAAGATGCATTCAAGCTGCAAAAGAAAATTGAAGAGTTTAATGCTAATAATCAAGTGATTACCAGTTTCGGTGAAGTCATCGATTTAATCAAGGATAGTAGATTCCAAATCTACTGGCAATACATAGTGGAAGGAAATTTGCTGGAAGCCCAATTGACAGATAGTGGAGGAATCTGTACTTTACCGCGAACTTTATCCCCTTGCGTCAAGAACCATATGTGTCTTGATTGCTATCACCACATTCTTATTCCTGAATTTCTACCAATTCACATAGACCATTACAAAACAGCTTTGATACGTCGCAAGTTTGCTGAAGGTAAAGCTAGTTCACGAGTTCTGGAGCAATACGACTATGAGGTGAGGAAATACGAAACTATTATTACTAAATTGGGTGGAGATATTGCAAAGATTCAATCGGAAATTGATACATCTTCTCAAGGAGTAGCTTTTCTTCTTGTTCAAATTAAACAGCTAATGCTGAAAATAGGTATCCCTACTTTTGATGACTTTAAGAAGATTATTAATGCTCTACAGGATGTACCCGATGCCGCCGAAGTGGAAACGTAA
- a CDS encoding tyrosine-type recombinase/integrase gives MPEQPKRSCRTVNTILSAVYVFYEYQMCLGKVAELPIYKYVKDRRTYKPFLYGIGKSKKIRKARLKLKEGKENIKTLTSEQVKQVTNACNCYRDKLLIQLLYQTGIRIGGALGLRHSDINTIFKKLEIVPREDNVNDARAKFDEPHCITGLSQGLIGLYIEYVSQELIGIDSDYVFVNLYNGAIGEPMTYNCVLSLFKRLSHQVGFYIRPHMLRHTHVTELLKDGLSMDWVQVRLKHKSVQTTIDIYGHLTTEDLTEKIDAFNKKYER, from the coding sequence GTGCCTGAACAACCAAAACGTTCTTGTAGAACAGTTAATACCATTTTGTCAGCAGTCTATGTTTTTTATGAATATCAGATGTGCCTAGGAAAGGTAGCAGAACTACCGATTTATAAATATGTAAAAGATCGTCGTACTTATAAACCATTTCTCTATGGGATTGGTAAGAGTAAAAAAATTAGAAAAGCTAGATTAAAACTAAAAGAAGGAAAAGAAAATATTAAAACCCTGACTTCAGAACAAGTCAAGCAAGTAACTAATGCTTGCAATTGCTACAGAGATAAATTATTAATTCAGCTTTTATATCAAACTGGTATCCGGATAGGAGGAGCATTGGGATTGAGACATAGCGATATTAATACTATCTTTAAGAAGCTGGAAATAGTTCCTAGAGAGGACAATGTAAATGATGCTAGAGCGAAGTTTGATGAACCTCATTGTATTACAGGTCTTTCTCAAGGATTAATAGGACTTTATATAGAATATGTCAGTCAAGAACTGATAGGAATTGATAGTGATTATGTTTTTGTTAACCTGTATAATGGCGCGATTGGCGAACCGATGACTTACAACTGTGTGCTATCCCTGTTCAAGCGACTGAGTCATCAAGTTGGTTTTTATATTAGACCTCATATGTTGAGACATACACATGTCACAGAATTACTTAAAGATGGATTGTCCATGGATTGGGTACAGGTGAGACTTAAACATAAAAGTGTGCAGACCACAATTGATATATATGGGCATCTAACAACTGAAGATCTGACTGAAAAAATAGACGCTTTTAACAAAAAATATGAAAGGTAA
- a CDS encoding DUF6262 family protein yields the protein MSKQNKEQRIARLSAATEQKKQEALVATEKAINKLQKEGKVISFKAVAREAQVSTSYLYKYPELKAKILQLREEQRYSGKRVIPVASERSKNRIISYLKNRIKDLEEEVAQLRYANESLAGKAFELSEYENTVVRFRQHNEKLNAELERLAEENTELKNKLACYNLTPQSKVTSIHSKNRQRTPYIPVPDSVKDELKNLKIKINSTLRTLIRQNPEEVVLEAIEALKYALNNQEVSNPSGWLNKAIKNRWKKPEDVLQPIQNNVQDESLELVFPEGFEEWYIQAIDSGFIVNESPIELPKNIKGELLVKVNRPNASGLPHSLMSWIEAKKMMDAESK from the coding sequence ATGAGTAAACAGAATAAAGAACAAAGAATAGCTAGATTGTCTGCTGCCACCGAACAAAAAAAACAAGAGGCCTTAGTAGCTACAGAAAAAGCGATTAACAAATTACAAAAAGAAGGGAAAGTAATTTCTTTTAAAGCTGTTGCCCGTGAAGCACAAGTATCTACCAGCTACCTTTATAAATATCCGGAATTAAAAGCAAAAATTCTCCAGCTTAGAGAAGAGCAAAGATACAGTGGCAAGAGAGTAATACCTGTTGCTTCCGAACGCTCTAAAAACCGGATTATCAGTTATTTAAAAAACCGAATTAAAGATTTAGAAGAAGAAGTAGCTCAACTAAGATATGCTAACGAATCCCTTGCAGGTAAAGCCTTTGAATTATCAGAATATGAAAACACTGTCGTCAGATTCAGGCAACATAATGAAAAACTTAACGCCGAGTTAGAAAGATTAGCTGAAGAAAATACCGAATTAAAAAATAAATTGGCTTGTTACAATTTAACTCCTCAAAGCAAAGTGACATCAATTCATAGTAAGAATAGACAGAGAACACCTTACATTCCGGTTCCCGATTCGGTAAAAGATGAGTTAAAAAATTTGAAAATAAAAATTAATAGCACTCTCAGAACTTTAATTCGTCAGAATCCAGAAGAGGTAGTGTTAGAAGCTATCGAAGCCTTAAAATACGCCCTGAATAATCAGGAGGTTTCCAATCCTAGTGGTTGGTTAAATAAAGCTATTAAAAACAGATGGAAAAAACCAGAAGATGTCTTACAACCTATTCAAAATAATGTCCAAGATGAATCCCTTGAATTAGTATTTCCCGAAGGATTTGAAGAATGGTATATTCAGGCAATAGATTCAGGTTTCATTGTTAACGAGTCTCCAATCGAGTTGCCTAAAAATATTAAAGGAGAACTACTGGTTAAAGTAAATCGACCCAATGCTTCAGGGCTACCTCATAGTCTAATGTCTTGGATTGAAGCGAAAAAAATGATGGATGCCGAGTCAAAATAA
- a CDS encoding tyrosine-type recombinase/integrase, with translation MGHGLCSKKISLNTFSDFLQKSYPQIASVEEIERELIIDYVNYLNKLDYTNTTKNNKIGSLQTFIQMGNINKWFVTNNYLFLEDARLKQTEVQPRYIPEYVLKQFDEHKQKLPTPVKTMVSVMRETGVRYSTLATIPFNCLELDSNNKWWLKVFRVKIPKESRLPITEQLASEIQSQQKFLKKYYPQNKYLFTARTMGSSGKDFVPQHNKVMLLGSFFLYLNKLCRECNITDENGELYIITSHQFRHSFGTEAINNGVPQHIVQKLLGHESPVMTSRYAHIHDETLRKELEKFHQHRTIDITGQIVELELEIDLQDIEWFTKEISAIALPNGYCGRPKILGDCDIAGDIGCYICPHFRTNKTFLAIHKDQLTRLNKILDKAQKYNWQLPIKKNEPIKQNLILIISKLEANNHE, from the coding sequence TAAATACATTTTCGGATTTTTTACAAAAATCTTATCCACAAATAGCTAGTGTTGAAGAAATAGAGAGAGAATTAATAATAGATTATGTGAATTACTTAAACAAACTAGATTATACAAATACTACCAAAAATAATAAAATAGGTTCTCTACAAACCTTTATACAGATGGGCAATATAAATAAATGGTTTGTCACCAATAATTATTTATTTTTAGAAGACGCTCGACTCAAACAAACTGAAGTACAACCCCGTTATATTCCAGAATATGTTTTAAAACAATTTGATGAACATAAACAGAAATTACCGACTCCAGTCAAAACAATGGTATCAGTCATGCGTGAGACTGGAGTGAGATACAGCACTTTAGCTACTATACCTTTTAATTGTTTAGAACTTGATAGTAATAATAAATGGTGGCTGAAAGTTTTCCGAGTAAAAATCCCCAAAGAGTCGAGATTGCCTATTACTGAACAATTAGCATCAGAAATTCAATCACAGCAAAAGTTTTTGAAGAAATATTATCCTCAGAATAAATATTTATTTACAGCTAGAACGATGGGGTCATCGGGAAAAGATTTTGTTCCTCAACATAATAAAGTCATGTTGCTCGGAAGTTTTTTTCTTTATCTTAATAAACTCTGTAGAGAGTGTAACATCACTGATGAGAATGGAGAGCTATATATTATTACATCTCATCAATTCAGGCATAGTTTCGGAACTGAAGCAATTAATAATGGTGTTCCTCAGCATATAGTACAAAAATTACTTGGACATGAATCGCCTGTAATGACTTCACGTTACGCACATATTCATGATGAAACTTTAAGAAAAGAACTTGAAAAGTTTCATCAACATAGAACTATTGATATTACAGGGCAAATAGTTGAGCTGGAATTGGAAATTGATTTACAAGATATAGAATGGTTTACAAAAGAAATATCTGCAATAGCTTTACCAAATGGATATTGTGGTAGACCAAAAATTTTGGGTGATTGCGACATTGCTGGAGATATCGGATGTTATATTTGTCCTCATTTTCGGACTAATAAAACTTTTCTCGCTATCCATAAAGACCAATTGACGAGGCTCAATAAAATCTTAGATAAAGCGCAGAAATATAATTGGCAGTTACCAATCAAAAAGAATGAGCCTATTAAACAAAATCTCATACTTATTATTTCTAAGTTGGAGGCAAATAATCATGAGTAA